The Denticeps clupeoides chromosome 4, fDenClu1.1, whole genome shotgun sequence genome segment CTCCTCTGTGAACGTCTCCCGGCTGCAAACCACGTAAGCAGATTTATGCCCATTAATAATTAAGGAGTGGAGTGAAACAAAGGCACACCCGCAGGGTTCCATTAGAGCATCTTTGCGGCAAACACGTCTCCTTCATAATTTATAACGCATGTGCATCAGACCGCGGTCATGGTAACGGTGACAATAAGCTTCTTTCTGcatgatcaaataaaaaaagattaccAGTTCTAGTTTGAAATCAGGCATTCTCTTATGGCTTAGACTAGAAGTGATTATCAAACTGACAGTTAGCGGTTCGCACCTTTTCAGGGTATGACAGTGAGACGTAGCAGCAGGAGTAAAGGGTGGCAGTGGGAGTGAGACATTGGTGCGTTTACTGTCCCATTCACTTGTTAATAATTGGCTCTCAtgcattacaggccaaaagtttggacacaccttctcattcaatgtgctttctttattttcatgaccatttacgttggtaggttctcactgaaggcatcaaaactatgaatgaacacatgtggagttatgtacttaacaaaaaaaggtgaaataactgaaaacatgttttatattctagtttcttcaaaatagccgccctttgctctgattactgctttgcacactcttggcattctctcgatgagcttcaagaggtcgtcacctgaaatggttctccaacagtcttgaaggagttcccagaggtgtttagcacttgttggcccctttgtcttcactctgcggtccagctcaccccaaaccatctcgactgggttcaggtccggtgactgtggagaccaggtctccactttttgttaagtacataactccacatgtgttcattcatagacttgatgctttcagtgagaatgaatttttcaaaacacattgaatgagaaggtgtgtccaaagttttggcctgtactgtataaccAAAGTGTTATTTCCCAGTCCTCTCAGGCAGATCTGAAGGCAGCCTTAACGTcgcagtggtgtgtgtgaacttttcattttaaatttgcgGGAATGAAAAtagcaaaaactaaaaaagtgaATATTCCTTGGGAATGGTTACATGTTAAGACACACTCTGCTGTGGACGGGACTGAAAGGCTTTCAAGCTGAGTGCTGGTGAACCAATCTTTTtcgcatttttttttgtctttattgtgTTTCATAGAACTGCTGGTGAATCAACTGTATTCAGCTGAGTCACACACTCTTTCTTCAGCTTCAAATTCCTCCCCTCCCACAGAGCTAACATGAAATGGCACCAAGTTCTCAGGGTGGTGCATTATAAAGATCCAGGGAGGCAGACGGGAGAACCTACGGTGCTGCGTGGGACCTGCACCGTCCTGAAGGGAGGAAGCTCTTTTGTGGATCCGGACTCAATGTCAGGGTTTTGTGTGTCACTGACAATAGAGCCGTTTCTGTTATGTGTATACAACAATCACACACCAAGAAATAAACACCAGGAAGTAGAAAGAGATTACCATGGGCCTTTTTGATTGGAGGACTTTCCGCATCATGTCATCCACAAAGCCAATAACGATGGAAAATGTCCAAAACTCCTGATTGTAGTAACTGCCTTTGTACCATGATAAGCCAACCATCAAAGACATGCCACCACATCAGCTAATGGCTTTCGGTATGTAGTTCGtgaattcttttattttagaaCGGTCCGTTGTTAACATTGATGTCTCAAGATGTGCCCTTGATTCTTCCACAAACCTTTCTTCCCGAACATTTTTCAACTTATTGCATGGTGAGCACAAGAGAAGTGCTGCAATGTAAAGAACAGACATTGTGGGTGCAGTATTGGGTGCCATGAAACTTTTTAGCTATCATAAGAAAACAGACACGTTGGACACGAGCTACATGAACCgaatttaattaattactcATTTCAAAGAATTAAACTAACATCACAGAacatatcctaaaaaaaaaaatgttacatgcCTGTGCACATGAAGATCAGAAACTCAGACCCCCCCAGGCAAGGAGGAAACAGGAACAGACTGATCAGCACCGAGCAATGGAGTCTTTCAACACTCCATTCACACTAAACCCACCATCATACAACATAAACATACTACACACAGGCGCATGAAAGAAAATCctcgagcacacacacacattccagggCCACCCCCATGCCCTTTATGTAGGGGAAGCATGCATTGTTATGTGGGCGGGCTTGGTGgtattgtttttctgtgtggTTTGAGGTGGTCTGACTTTCCCTCGTTCTACTCTGCCACTCCTATTGGCCAAGCCCCTTTGCCCTGAGGTTCTCTTATTGGTTAGGCCACTGCCACTTTGGCCCTTTCATTAGCTGGAGGTCAGACTACAACGGAAGATATTGATGATAATAAGATTATTGCAATCAAATAATTTTCAGAGATTAATTAAGGGCAAATACACCCTGCCCTGCCCACACAGCACACTGGCAGATAATATGCAGAAATATAACAGTATGTTATAATTTAATCTTAATGTTAACCTTTAAACTTAATTTTGTGAGAAGCGAATTTCCACCTAAACTTAAACTTccacttaaacaaaaaaaacataatatcatATAATCATGGTACATAACAACATGCAGGTATTTGgatatattattaataagcCACTAGACACCATTCGTTCTTCATTTGCAATGTCTAAATAGTGACACAGGACAAAGACCACAAGCTCTGCTGTCCTCTGGTGGACACACACTGTTATTGCAAAGAAACTCAACCATCCATCCACCTTTCACATGTTTAAGTAATGTTCTCATCCATAACTAAACATATTTAAAGAATTGGACAATTCCAAATAAAGAGATCTTTTATAAACCTATCAGCACTGCAGTTACAGACACAAAGCTCTAGACACCTACTATTATGCACTGTTCACAAAGACTGGTTTTATGTTCACCCTTCACCCTTTCATCTACAGTGACTGATTGTGGATTTTAACAAGAAATCATCAGGTAAGAATGCTCTGGTTTCAACGTGTCAGCTTGGTGTATCCAGTGTCGTACATTTTTCTTCAGTTTGTAGATATgcatacttttatttttattttatttatttttatttaaaagtgtgaaacactgcagcatctcggtgacacaacgaaatgtgtcctctgcttttaacccatcacacttgtgagcagtgggcagccctgacaggcgccaggggagctgcgtgtggggacggtgctttgctcagtggcacctcagtggcaaacCGCcagcttctgattatgggtcaccTCTGCACAAACATATTAAACATATGTTTATAGTTTTTGTCACACCGCTGCTTCACTCATATGCACCTGTGTActggtgtcatgtgatgtgacaacaaaaaaagatttgattGATCTAATTAAGGACCACATCTGCGTTAGGATGCATAGAACATCATATATATGTTTAACAGTAATGTAGAACTCATGCGCAGCATACAGGAAATCATGCTGTATTCCAAGGATAAAAGATGGGAAAATACAtatcaggaaataaaaaatgttttctatcCCATTCACTAAATTTTCAGGCTCATTTTTATGTCACCTTGCGTTAAAGAAATGAGTTCACAGTGCTGTGCAGAATGGTCTGCTCAAACAGACAAAAATGCACCTGCATGACACACAGTCATCAGCAAACATGTTTATTGAATATGTAATGAGTTCTTAATGGCCTGAGTGCACAAGTGACTTTTAGAAACATGGATTCTCCTGTAGCACCTGTAATCTTCATAAATTCACCATGAGTTGAAAATATGCCTACTTTTgccttcaataaaaaaaaaaaaaaacatgtaagcATGCACATTGTTTTAAGTGTGAAATAAGCATGTGATTAACATGTAGCTTTGACTATTGACTATTagtgaatataatataaatattctgtCAACAAAATTAATGTAACAATGAGTGAACAGTTAATAACAACATATCTGTTACATAAAAACTCATCGCTGGGTTACAGAGGTGTTCCTCATAAAACACCACGAGGGCTTAGTCTTCCCCTCCACAAAGCAGGAGCAGGCATTTCCGGTAATCACCTGCGGTATcaccctgtaacacacacacacaaaataagctGCCAAAATGCCCTGTATTATGGGTGTtttcatttcaacatttaatttattatgatCAATTTCACAATACGTTAAACAAAAAAGCTCACCTTAATCATTGCATGTAAAGAGGTGGCAAACATTCTTCGGAACTCCTTGCGGATATCCAGCATGTCTACCTCGCTTCGGGTCACCATGATCCGGATCAGGGTTTCGTCATCTGTACCAGCTCCCTGTGGAATATCATAGACAATTGAAGATTACAAAAAAGATCTCTCACATTACATGTTGATGTTCATGTGAACAGCTTTACCATACCTTCATGGAATGGTAGAGACACTCCGCAAAATAGGCTGGGACACTTCTtgcacattttactgtgtacaTAAAGGCATGTTACAGATTGTATATTATTGCATCATAACCATGCATTTAGGTGATTAGTGAGTTGTGTTTTAGACACCTCAGTACTCAAAACTAGATCATACAGTAAGAGAGAATAAAATCAAGGTTgtcatttggggaaaaaaatggtcttggtgtgtgtgtgtgcttcttaCCCACAGCCAGCAGAATTTTCTCCAGACTCCCTGAGGTCTCTCTCTGGATGCTCTCCTCAATCTCAAAGCCTGAGAGCTTCATATATGCAGCAAAGACTAAAGGAAATacaaatttctttttaattttaattttttaatatatatatatatatttttgtttataaaatgaacttttaaaaGGTAAAGATCCACATGAATAGTAAGTAGTCAAAGCTTTTCAACTAACAAAAATACAAGGATGAATAATATATCCAAATTTGATTATTAGTATTATCCAACATTAAAAATTATGTTAGATAATAATGTTATGCATATTATGGGGTGCCTTGTCTGACCTCTTTGCAGATGAGCAGCACTGCGGTTGCccaggatggtgatgaattGTTCCTCATCGGTTCCAAACTTCTGCTCTCCAGCGGCAAACAGGGCCTGAAACATGCAAAACAGTTTTATGTCCTGTCTCATTCTAACACAAtcactttatcacacacacacacgttcaacaAACACAGATTCTACCTTGGCATCACTTTCAATGGTTCCCTCCTGAACACCTTGTTGTCTACTCGCCTGTGATTAAAAAGTATTGAAAAACTGTATAGTTAACAGTTTGTTCAGGCTGCTGGTTTACTGATTAAATGAGGCCTGACCTGCAGAAGAATCACCAGCATCCTCCGGAAATGACCTCCTGTGTCTCCAGTCACATCATGTTCCAGATCATGATCATACACTAAACATAGAAAACACCAATAAATTGGTCAATATGGAGGAGAATCACATTttagaaagtgaaagaaagaaagtgaagtgattgtcacatgtgatacacagcagcacagcacacagtgcacacagtgaaatttgtcctctgcatttaacccatcaccctgagtgagcagtgggcagccatgacaggcacccggggagaagtgtgtgcggatggtgctttgctcagtggctcctcagtggtaccttggcagatcgggattcgaaccagcaaccttctgattacggggccgcttccttaaccgctaggccacccctgccctacagtcttttttttacagcctttttccTACAGTCTCTCAGTTAAAGTAATTGAGCTGAATGAAAAATCCAGTCCTACTGTTCTTGTATGTTGCAATGATTTCCTTCACTTGATCTGGTGTCCTGGAAGCCAGGATCTCAATCAGCACCTTCTCATCAGTCCCAGCTCCCTGAAAAGGCCAAACGTGCCTATTTGAGTAGTTTGCTTGCAAGAGACATGAGAGTTTGTGTAGTTTGTTTCTGTACCCACCTTGATGGCATGTCTAAGTAGCTCTGCATCGTATGCTATGGGGGCCGTCATTAAACCCACAATGAGAGACTCAAACTTCCCCCCCAGCTCAGACTTCAGATGATCCACCAGATCCtgtcagaaagagagaaagcagACATCATGATCAAGTTTTTTCATTACTACATTCATAGGTTAAGCCAGTTGATTTCATGTGGATCTGAAGGGTGCATTTGTTCCCTTTTCTCAATCGTGTTCTGCAATAACACTGGTTCTTAAAGTTGTAAAAGCAAAGAGGACACAGCAGATAGCTGGCAGCACGAGGACTGCAGCAGGAGAAATGAGAATGAGATGAAGCAATAGAAATGATTCACAAAAGACAGACATAAACAGAAGAGACAACTGACAGTGGCAACATAGCtgtttaaatttatttacatgCATGTAGTACAGATTTCACAGCAAAACAAGTATAAGAAGTTTTAAGGATTCTATAATTGTAAGGCAATGTGTAACCTTAAGGATGCaacttttcacatttcactctATTGGATAAAGCTGGCAATATAACACCATGCAAATATACTGTAGATTACATGAACTCCAAAGAGTCCAAGGAGGAACATTAGGACATTGCAGTATTTACTCAGATAAGAGCCCTATACAGCCCAGTACAACCAGACTGTGATTCACTCCTGAGTGGACATGTTGGTCATCAATATGAGGGGGTGGCCAATGTTCTACTACTAcattatttcacaataaaaatgggAGGGAAATATGTGAAAGAAGATTTGCATCTGTGTCTTCAGCTCTAGTCTGACATTACCTTGCCAAACAGAGTCTTGTAAGCAGCCTTGATTTGCTGCCTCTGGACATTGCTGCGAGCTGTCAACAGCTTCATAATGGTATCCTCATCAGTGCCTAAAAGTATATTTACAAAACAGAAATGGAGGTTACCAGCAACGGTTTCACAGCTATGAAGATGTGAGTCACATTAGCCAATCACATGACAAAAGATTTCACAACTGAAAATTAACAGATGAAGTCAGGAATAAAGGAAGTATCGACAAAGGAAATACTTATGTGCTCATCGTAAACCACATCTCTAGGTGCTTTTGTGTGTCAGTCTTTGGAGAGGCACACTCACCCAGACCCTTCATGGCTTTTTGAAGGGCATTTGCATCATCGTTGGCGTTGAAGGCACCATAGGGCTTCACTGTTCCTCTGAAAGCCTGGAAGTAAGAATGGGAGAAGCATACACAGTTCATATTAATACTGCAAGTATTCCTAACCCCCTCaccataaaaaagtaaaatacttTAAATTGGTACTCTGTGTGTAGTTTCTGAGAATATTGGTGATGAAGGTTGGAATTCCcccaaatggaaaaaataaatatatatgacattcatgaaaaaaatgagGAACATACTGATGACACATTGTTTCTGCCTTCAATAAATCTATTAAGCATGTTTGCAGATATGGTGTAGACTAAGCACAGAGAACAGACCTTTTATTGCCTCCTCAAGTAACATTTTGCCCTGGAAATAAATGAGTTACACTCCCAGGATCTTTGTTTAAAAGATTACACCAGGATGTACATATGGCATTATGATATCTGGCACACAATGGCTGCTCATTAGTTCACAGATGGCCTCCAGGGTGTGGGTAATCATCATTGTTTTCACACATAACTTATTAAAACACCAGGATATATGAGCCTACCAACGTAGTCTTGAGCACAGAACGTGAAACGTCATAAAATCCCCAAGGAGTGTCTGTTTACATGGAGCAACACAGCAGTGCCACCAAATCAAAAGGAATTTGGTTTTTAAGGAGTCTTCTTTCCATACAAACGAATTAAAGCAGTAAGAAACATCGACTATGGCTGGTGCAATACATGGTACTGATTTAAATGCTTAATAGAGTTATGGTCCATTTTGATGGACGCTTCACTTAAGCGTCCATCGCTTAAGTGAAGTAAAATTCCAGCCTGACGCAGGAATGTGACATGGAATGATTAAATCCACCATTACCaaaaaatttcaaatatttctgGCTGTCCATGCAAATCACCACGTGTGCACAGATCAACAATATCTACATCTGTATGTGTTGTTTGTATCCCAAATCACGCGCTCCCAAACTCAATTTCCATCAAGATTCCACCCATTACACCTATGTTACGACAACATTCAGGAAACATAACTATGCAGGGCGACTGAATAAGTGTTGTTTATGGCAGAACTAAAACAAATACTTGAAATTGTGAACCTCACTCTCCGGCACACAAACCATTGTGGCAAGGTATTCATCTCTGGATGTGCAAGACATCATTTACGCATTTCAGCAAACGTAATCATTCCATGAACAGTCCTGCTAAATAGGCTGTATTCAGAGGCCATGTAGAGATGCCACTGGATGTACTCCTGGGACCTCAGGTTGTAACAGTTCAACAGTTGTTGTGTAAAAACTAATTCAGAAAATGGCTGAGCGTTAATGATAAAACGTGATGAAAAAGTATGTCAACTTAAGCAGACATGGGAGCAAAGGGTGAAGCGTCGAGAATGTGATGACCTAGCCCTCCCTcctccctacacacacacacacagatcaaacaCTCCCTTAATCACTCAAGCTATTGtacacacattcaaattcatGTAGAAGAGGACGCCATCTTGTCCGTTGTTGGAGGCTGTGTTAGACTTGAAACTTAAACAACGGCTCAGGGTGTGTTCGGACTGGATGAAAAAAATACGGAAAGCAGGAGAAGccaagagttaaaaaaaaaaaaaaaaaaaaaagacagagagagagagagagagagagagagagagataggtcgggcaagagagagagagagagagagagaaagacccaCCCTACCGGGCAATATGCCCACACACATGAGTCACAGGCCGCAGACACACATCTTTCGGCCTGAAACAAGATGACAGCACTTCTCCGCTTCACCGACACAACCCGAATAGACGTAAAACTCTGTTACTCCTTCCGCAGCTGTTCTTTATGGACTGTTTTTTCGAAGCTGCTCACGTAAATTATGTAACACCGTTTCACGCGTATACGTGGAGATAGATGAAATCTGCACCAGAAACAACATAAACACGTGAAAAACATTTATGAAAGCGACTGCAGGGAGTATCTTGCTGCGATGAGAGCCTGGTGTGGGCGTTGCCTGGTTACAGACCAGCGTAGTATCGACGGTACATTTCACTCATTCTTTTCAGCTCAAACACTTACATTCACCCTAAGTACAAATGCTAATCGCCATGACCAAGAGAAAGTATGACTTTAGGATCACTGCGAGAAGTGAACTTACCATTATCAGACAGTTCGCGCAGTTTGACGTCAAGGACTCTAAACGAAGAAAAACAAAGTTTTAGTTAAAATGACACGATATATGGTTTCCACACAAACCTGAACAAAGCAACATCTTCCCCTCGTTTCTGTTGGCAGGAAGAGAAAACGACGGAGCGCTTACTCGTCACTGTGCACAGGTACTTTCTGTTTACTTCCTACCTGTTTGAAGTTACAAGTGAGTAAAAACCGGGGACACAGACGCCAGAACCCGGAGCCCAGAAGCAGAAGAGCTCGCCGACTGCACGTACAGTGAGgaccagcagcaggaggaaacgAGGCAGGAGTGGGAGAGGAATAAACTTCGTTGTACTGCGAGCCACACCCTTATGAGAAAATCACGGTGtctggaattctgggaaatgtattctctttttttcactcttCCTGTTAGCCACTCTTCATGTAACAATGTGCCATGTTTTACTATGCGTGGGCCTGTTCCACTCTCAAAAACATGATTCAACCTTTAGCATCTGCATTGTGTGAACACTGAATATGCTTGAAACATTTCTAATGATAGATCCCGATGCATTTTTGTGGGAGATGAATTGATTCTGGCAgcaatcatacacacacccctGAGGAGCACTGGTGTTCAGAGTCACTGAGAATGATGTGATGTTGCCCAGTCTGACAACCTGGCTCAAACAGGTTCAGAAGTTCCCGTCCAGCTTCAAGGTTACAAAGGTATTATATGTTGAACTGTAATCCATAAACAGCATCCTCACATATGTAGCATTTTTTTCCAGGTGGGATATGGCATTGTGGAGTCAGGGATATAGCATCATTGGTGGATCGCAAATTGCATGGGATCCGTTGTCTCAGGTAGTGGTGAAAATATTAAAAGACTCTGAATCTGCCTTTCAAAGCATTTGCTTACAATGGGGGGTCTCAGCAACTTTTTGCAAGTCACTTAAAATTGTGGCTGTTGAGGATTCGGCTAAAGAGATAATGATGGCTGATTTGATGCAGTCAGATACTGCATCAGATACAGATCGACAGAAAGAATACATTCGTATTTTTAGTGCTTCTAAACATAATTTGGACAAATGTGTGAGACAGGGGATCATCCCTTAATGAAGCAGCGTGCATATAGAGCCTCAAATGACAAAATAGCTGAGTTACTGGTTAAATCAATTAATGTATAGGCAAAAAAATGGTCACTTTTTGGGCCAgtcccgtaatcggaaggtcgccggttcgaatccccacacacagcccactgctcaccaagggtgatgggttaaaagcagagaccacatttcattgtgtgcactgtgtgctgtgcttgttgtgtatcacaatgacaattacctTACTTTCACTTCTAACATCAAATTTTTAGAggaatgccattaattactctgccactggaaatgattatatatttacatgtatgacatttatcagaggcccttatccagaacaacttacaatcagtagtgacagggacagtcattctggagacactcagggttaagtgtcttgctcagggactgtggATTCAGGACACCTTCATATTTTTGGCACAGAaagtctttggaagctgaatctgtgaaaaCTGTATGACTGAATGCTAGTACTGAGTGTGAGTTACTGAGCACATAGGTGCCAAACTCCTGACTCAAAATCATTTAATAtagatattatattattatggtGGCCAGGCAATCTGAAGCCATGATAACAcataaactacagatcccataatgcagtgcttctgTTGCCTTGCCAAACGTGATTCAGAATGcattctgtaggtaaaagttgcattatacccTATAATATGCAAGGTCTACaataatatgtgttattgaagcagattgtctgagcaacgtcagaatGGAACTTACGTGTGTATGATAATCTTTCTCAAAATAAGATAATTTTAAGCTGCTGGTaccatacttcaacatttaggatctggcaacacttatAAAATATACTGAAATGAATAACATAGCCTTTGAattaaaatggataaaatagcTTCAGTCTGCTACTACCTTAATGGGTAGTGTGGCATTTTCCCAAACTGTCTAGTTAAATTTTGTTGAGAAAGCCTTCAGAAGTTTCCACCAGAATTAAATCATACCTTTATGTGTTTTCTTAGGTTAGACAGAGAATTCTTGTAAGACTGAATCCTATGGGGCTGATGCAGGCACAAAAGGCTTTTGAAAgtgtcctttttcttttctacaattttgaaaaaaaatattttaagtaaGGCCATGGATGTTCTGGCCAACTGGATTATTTCAGGTCTccacaaatgtaaacattttaataaagtacagatacacaaattttttttaggtacatttacatttgtaaattacatttactttgttacattccaccactacTGATTTGCTAAATGTTAGTGTGATTGAGGATGTGGCGAATGGTGATATTGTGTGGATTACAGATGCCTGAACAGTATAACTATAAAAGACTGTCACCCGACAGTCGAATAGACTTTTCGAATGGATATTGGCAGGTGTAAGTGGctgaggaggacagagagaagACTGCCTTCGCCACTGGCCGGGGCTTGTACGAGTGGTGGTCTGTGCCAATAGGAATACACCTGTCGAATGCACCTGCCACCTTACAAAGAATAATGGAGCTAGTCCTCAGGGGTCTGCCATGGAACATCTGTATGGATTACCTAGATAATATCCTCATTCACAGTAACACCTTTGAGGGGCATCTTGCTAGACTCAACAAAGTGTTTTTGAGGATCAGAATGGCTGAAATTAAACTGGCCAGTCCCTTGTTCTCCAGCAGAAGACAGAGAGTTTGTGGGGTTATGCTCACACCGCTCTGTTGGGAGCTTTGCTAAATGTGTTGCCCCGCTGAATCTCCTTTTGAATGGTCAGCATACTGTGAAAGCATCGTCATCTGCCCCCATTGTATCTCTACCAGACTTTAATGTACCTTTAAAAGTGTTTACAGATCCCTCCAATGAAGATGGGGAGATTATGGGACATTATGTACAGAGATGGACAACGTCATGCAAATGCTGACTCCCTTTTGCATCGGCCTGATTCCCAACACAGATACCCCTACACAGATTTCCAACGTCTAGTGCTACACAATGGACTGTTGTGTCGGTCTGTGACTTCTTCCCTCTTGGGAGAAAGACTTATTCAAATTGTAGTGCTCTCATACTAGAGGTCCTACAGCAGCTGCATGGTGGTCCGGCTTCAGCACATTCAGCCAGGTTCAGGTGCCACAACAACCCCAAATCTCAAGCCCTCTCGTGGCTCAAATTCCTGACTCACCAGGGACAGTATGTTTGGATACAAATCAGAAtggtttttttaatcttttctgGCTGAGGGGCCATATTCGACCGAACAGAGTGCTGCTGTACACCTGGACACTTGTCAGATTTTGTTTGTTACCCTGTGAATGTACTGAGAGATTGCAATATTGTTGGTTAGTAGCGGTCAAAtgtggggttaaaaaaaataagtttacTTTTCTGGTTAACTGATGTTAAACCCATGAGTGTTATTTTCAGGTGCGATGTTACAGTGTGTTTTTTCTGAAGACTGTGATGTTTGACAGTTTTATATCATTTGAATGATTGACAATAGGAGCTATGagaatttacttttacatttacatttacatttacggcatttggcagacgcccttatccagagcgacttacaacgtgctttcaagttaccatcgatgaagagatcaattccggttcactaggaccccaattatgaatacatctattttattcactctgttgtagattctgtacacaaagttcgacaacaagaaaattacaatttaatctaaatattctttaaagaggaaggtcttgagctgtcgtttgaaggtgctcagtgactgagctgttctgacctcgaagggaagttcattcccccaccgaggggccaagacggagaagagtctagatgaatgttttccttttaccttcagagatggagggaccaggcgggcagtactggaggctcggagtatacgaggtgcagtgcgaggtgtaataagggctgtgaggtaggatggggctactccatgtttggctttgtaggccagcatcagtattttgaacctgatgtgtgcagctactgggagccagtggagggagcgtagcagagg includes the following:
- the LOC114787692 gene encoding annexin A5-like, translated to MAFRGTVKPYGAFNANDDANALQKAMKGLGTDEDTIMKLLTARSNVQRQQIKAAYKTLFGKDLVDHLKSELGGKFESLIVGLMTAPIAYDAELLRHAIKGAGTDEKVLIEILASRTPDQVKEIIATYKNMYDHDLEHDVTGDTGGHFRRMLVILLQASRQQGVQEGTIESDAKALFAAGEQKFGTDEEQFITILGNRSAAHLQRVFAAYMKLSGFEIEESIQRETSGSLEKILLAVVKCARSVPAYFAECLYHSMKGAGTDDETLIRIMVTRSEVDMLDIRKEFRRMFATSLHAMIKGDTAGDYRKCLLLLCGGED